A portion of the Mycobacterium paraseoulense genome contains these proteins:
- a CDS encoding tyrosine recombinase XerC, with the protein MEAILEEFDEYLSLQCGRSAHTRRAYLGDLRSLLTFLADRGAGLDGLSLPLLRSWLSAAATAGAARTTLARRTSAVKAFTAWAARRGLLVADPGARLQVPKAHRTLPAVLRQDQALDAMAAAKSGAQQGDPMALRDRLIVEMLYATGIRVSELCGLDVDDVDTGHRLVRVLGKGNKQRTVPFGMPAAEALRAWLHDGRPALVTAESGPALLLGARGRRLDVRQARTVVHQTVSAVDGAPDMGPHGLRHSAATHLLEGGADLRVVQELLGHSSLATTQLYTHVAVSRLRAVHEQAHPRA; encoded by the coding sequence GTGGAGGCCATCCTCGAGGAGTTCGACGAATACCTGTCGCTGCAATGCGGCCGGTCGGCGCACACCCGTCGGGCCTACCTCGGCGACTTGCGCTCACTGCTGACGTTCCTCGCGGACCGCGGCGCCGGGCTGGACGGTTTGAGCCTGCCCCTGCTGCGGTCCTGGCTGTCGGCCGCGGCCACGGCCGGCGCGGCCCGCACGACCCTGGCCCGTCGCACCTCGGCGGTCAAGGCCTTCACCGCGTGGGCGGCGCGGCGTGGCCTGCTGGTCGCGGACCCGGGCGCCCGGCTGCAGGTGCCGAAGGCGCACCGCACCCTGCCGGCGGTGCTGCGCCAAGACCAGGCGCTCGACGCGATGGCCGCCGCGAAATCCGGTGCGCAGCAAGGCGATCCGATGGCATTGCGGGATCGGCTGATCGTCGAGATGCTGTATGCCACGGGCATCCGGGTGAGCGAACTATGCGGCCTCGATGTCGACGACGTGGACACCGGGCACCGGCTGGTGCGGGTGCTCGGCAAGGGCAACAAGCAGCGCACCGTCCCGTTCGGGATGCCGGCCGCCGAGGCGCTGCGCGCCTGGCTTCACGACGGACGTCCGGCCCTGGTGACCGCGGAGTCGGGCCCGGCGCTGCTGCTGGGCGCGCGGGGGCGGCGGCTCGACGTACGCCAGGCCCGCACCGTCGTGCATCAGACGGTGTCCGCGGTGGACGGCGCCCCCGACATGGGCCCGCACGGGCTGCGGCACAGCGCGGCGACGCATCTGCTGGAAGGCGGGGCCGACCTGCGGGTCGTGCAGGAGCTGCTCGGCCATTCCAGCCTGGCGACCACCCAGCTGTACACCCACGTCGCCGTCTCCCGGTTGCGGGCGGTGCACGAGCAGGCCCACCCGCGGGCGTGA
- the rpsB gene encoding 30S ribosomal protein S2 — MAVVTMKQLLDSGTHFGHQTRRWNPKMKRFIFTDRNGIYIIDLQQTLTFIDKAYEFVKETVAHGGSVLFVGTKKQAQESVAAEATRVGMPYVNQRWLGGMLTNFSTVHKRLQRLKELEAMEQTGGFEGRTKKEILMLTREKNKLERSLGGIRDMAKVPSAIWVVDTNKEHIAVGEARKLGIPVIAILDTNCDPDEVDYPIPGNDDAIRSAALLTKVIASAVAEGLQARAGVGRGDGKPEASDSLAAEPLPEWEQELLASAAATAPSSGPTDAAAGAPESNPTEG, encoded by the coding sequence ATGGCCGTAGTAACCATGAAGCAGCTGCTCGACAGCGGCACTCACTTCGGGCACCAGACCCGTCGCTGGAACCCCAAGATGAAGCGGTTCATCTTCACCGACCGCAACGGCATCTACATCATCGACCTGCAGCAGACGCTGACCTTCATCGACAAGGCGTACGAGTTCGTCAAGGAGACCGTCGCCCACGGGGGCTCGGTGCTGTTCGTCGGCACCAAGAAGCAGGCGCAGGAATCGGTCGCGGCCGAGGCGACGCGCGTCGGCATGCCGTACGTGAACCAGCGCTGGCTGGGCGGCATGCTCACCAACTTCTCCACGGTGCACAAGCGGCTGCAGCGCCTCAAGGAACTCGAGGCGATGGAGCAGACCGGCGGCTTCGAGGGTCGCACCAAGAAGGAAATCCTGATGCTGACCCGGGAGAAGAACAAGCTCGAGCGCAGCCTCGGCGGTATCCGCGACATGGCCAAGGTGCCGTCGGCGATCTGGGTCGTCGACACCAACAAGGAGCACATCGCCGTCGGCGAGGCCCGCAAGCTCGGCATCCCGGTCATCGCGATCCTGGACACCAACTGCGACCCCGACGAGGTCGACTACCCGATCCCGGGCAACGACGACGCGATCCGTTCGGCCGCGCTGCTGACCAAGGTGATCGCCTCCGCGGTCGCCGAGGGCCTGCAGGCCCGCGCCGGGGTCGGCCGTGGCGACGGCAAGCCCGAGGCTTCGGACTCGCTGGCCGCCGAGCCGCTGCCCGAATGGGAACAGGAACTGTTGGCCTCCGCCGCCGCAACCGCTCCATCTTCTGGCCCCACCGACGCAGCTGCGGGCGCACCCGAATCGAACCCCACGGAGGGCTGA
- the tsf gene encoding translation elongation factor Ts, with amino-acid sequence MANFTAADVKKLRELTGAGMLDCKNALAESDGDFDKAVEALRIKGAKDVGKRAERATAEGLVAAKGGALIELNSETDFVAKNAEFQALADQIVDSALSAKATDVDALKAASAGDKTVEQAIADLSAKIGEKLELRRVAFFDGTVEAYLHKRAADLPPAVGVLVEYSGSDSEAAHSVALQIAALKARYLSRDDVPEDVVASERRIAEETAKAEGKPEQALPKIVEGRLNGFFKDAVLLEQPSVSDSKKTVKALLDEAGVTVTRFVRFEVGQA; translated from the coding sequence ATGGCCAACTTCACCGCCGCCGACGTCAAGAAGCTTCGGGAGCTCACCGGCGCCGGCATGCTCGACTGCAAGAACGCGCTGGCCGAGAGCGACGGCGACTTCGACAAGGCCGTCGAGGCGCTGCGCATCAAGGGCGCCAAGGACGTCGGCAAGCGTGCCGAGCGCGCGACGGCCGAGGGGCTGGTCGCGGCCAAGGGCGGCGCCCTGATCGAGCTGAACTCCGAGACCGACTTCGTCGCCAAGAACGCCGAGTTCCAGGCCCTGGCCGACCAGATCGTCGACTCCGCGCTGAGCGCCAAGGCCACCGACGTCGACGCCCTCAAAGCGGCCAGCGCCGGTGACAAGACGGTCGAGCAGGCCATCGCCGACCTGTCGGCCAAGATCGGCGAGAAGCTCGAGCTGCGCCGCGTGGCGTTCTTCGACGGCACGGTCGAGGCCTACCTGCACAAGCGTGCGGCGGACCTGCCGCCGGCCGTCGGTGTGCTGGTGGAGTACAGCGGCTCCGACTCGGAAGCGGCGCATTCCGTCGCCCTGCAGATTGCCGCGCTCAAGGCTCGCTACCTGTCCCGCGACGATGTCCCCGAGGACGTGGTGGCCAGCGAGCGCCGCATCGCCGAGGAGACCGCCAAGGCCGAGGGCAAGCCCGAGCAGGCGCTGCCCAAGATCGTCGAAGGCCGGCTGAACGGATTCTTCAAGGACGCGGTGCTGCTCGAACAGCCGTCGGTGTCCGACAGCAAGAAGACGGTCAAGGCCCTGCTCGACGAGGCCGGCGTGACGGTGACCCGGTTCGTGCGCTTCGAAGTGGGCCAGGCCTAA
- a CDS encoding amidase yields the protein MRHMHAFGDDALGDLDAVGLAHAIQAGWVTRAEVIEAAIARTEAVDPVLNGLAYAAFQQARTAVPANGFFDGVPTFLKDNVDIAGQPTMHGTDAWTPWNATSDGEFTRVFLATGLAPVGKTQLSEFGFSASAEHPRLGPVRNPWNTDYSAGASSSGSGAFVAAGVVPIAHANDGGGSIRIPAACNGLVGLKPSRGRLPLDAHLRRMPVGIVANGVVTRSVRDTAAFYREAERIWRNPKLAPVGDVTGPGRQRLRIAVLTRSVQRDCSPQVRELALKSAGLLEELGHRVEYLDEPPVPASFVDDFVLYWGFLALAQVRSGRHMFGKTFDRARLDSLTLGLERHTARNIHRLPLAIMRLRRIRRRTAQFFGTYDVVLTPTLADETPRIGYLAPTDYHQVIERLIDWVSFTPLQNVTGEPAISLPLAQSDEGMPVGMMFSADLGQEALLLELAYELEEARPWARIQVS from the coding sequence ATGCGACACATGCATGCGTTCGGCGACGACGCCCTCGGTGACCTGGACGCGGTCGGGCTCGCCCACGCCATCCAAGCCGGCTGGGTGACCAGGGCCGAGGTCATCGAGGCCGCCATCGCCCGTACGGAGGCCGTCGATCCGGTCCTCAACGGCCTGGCGTATGCGGCTTTCCAGCAGGCGCGGACCGCCGTGCCGGCGAACGGCTTCTTCGACGGCGTGCCGACGTTCCTCAAGGACAATGTCGACATCGCCGGCCAGCCCACCATGCACGGCACCGATGCGTGGACGCCATGGAACGCCACCTCCGACGGCGAATTCACCCGGGTGTTCCTGGCCACCGGGCTCGCCCCGGTGGGCAAGACGCAGTTGTCGGAATTCGGTTTCAGCGCGTCGGCCGAACACCCCCGGCTCGGGCCGGTCCGCAACCCGTGGAACACCGACTACAGCGCCGGCGCATCCTCATCGGGCTCGGGTGCGTTCGTTGCCGCCGGCGTGGTGCCGATCGCCCATGCCAACGACGGCGGCGGCTCCATCCGCATCCCCGCCGCCTGCAACGGGCTCGTCGGGCTGAAGCCGTCGCGCGGGCGGCTGCCACTGGACGCCCACCTGCGCCGAATGCCGGTGGGCATCGTCGCCAACGGCGTGGTGACCCGTTCGGTGCGGGACACCGCGGCGTTCTACCGGGAGGCCGAACGCATTTGGCGCAACCCGAAACTGGCGCCGGTCGGGGACGTCACCGGGCCGGGCCGGCAGCGGCTGCGGATCGCAGTTCTGACCCGGTCGGTACAACGCGACTGCAGCCCCCAGGTGCGCGAGCTCGCGCTCAAGTCCGCCGGCCTCCTCGAGGAACTGGGGCACCGCGTCGAATACCTCGACGAGCCCCCCGTGCCGGCCAGCTTCGTCGACGATTTCGTCCTTTACTGGGGATTTCTCGCGCTGGCCCAGGTGCGCAGCGGGCGGCACATGTTCGGCAAGACGTTCGACCGCGCCCGGTTGGACAGCCTGACGCTCGGTCTCGAGCGGCACACCGCCCGCAACATTCACCGACTGCCTCTGGCGATCATGCGCCTGCGCCGTATCCGCAGGCGTACCGCACAATTCTTCGGCACCTACGACGTCGTGCTGACCCCGACGCTCGCCGACGAGACGCCGCGCATCGGCTACCTGGCACCCACCGACTACCACCAGGTCATCGAACGACTGATCGACTGGGTCTCGTTCACCCCGCTGCAGAACGTCACGGGCGAGCCGGCGATCTCACTTCCGTTGGCACAGTCCGATGAAGGCATGCCGGTGGGCATGATGTTCTCGGCCGACCTCGGGCAGGAGGCGCTTCTGCTCGAGCTGGCCTACGAGCTCGAAGAGGCCCGGCCGTGGGCCCGGATCCAAGTCTCGTAG
- a CDS encoding MarR family winged helix-turn-helix transcriptional regulator, giving the protein MVQAEDAPLGYLLYRVASLLRPEVSAVLGPLGLTLPEFVCLRMLSMFPGTSSAELSRQAGVTPQAMNTVLRKLQDIGAVARPTSVSSGRALPATLTGQGRALLKRAEGAVRTADARILAKLTETQQREFKRMLDRLGSD; this is encoded by the coding sequence ATGGTTCAGGCCGAAGACGCACCGCTTGGTTACCTGCTCTACCGGGTGGCGAGCCTGCTGCGACCGGAGGTGTCCGCCGTGTTGGGCCCGCTCGGCCTGACCCTGCCCGAATTCGTCTGCCTGCGTATGCTTTCCATGTTCCCCGGAACGTCGAGCGCCGAGCTGTCCCGGCAGGCGGGCGTCACGCCGCAAGCCATGAATACGGTGCTGCGCAAGCTGCAAGACATTGGCGCCGTGGCGCGTCCGACGTCGGTGTCCAGCGGTCGCGCGCTACCCGCCACGCTGACCGGCCAGGGCCGGGCCCTGCTCAAGCGCGCGGAAGGCGCGGTCCGGACCGCCGACGCGCGCATCCTGGCCAAGTTGACCGAAACTCAGCAGCGCGAGTTCAAGCGGATGCTCGACAGGCTCGGATCCGACTGA
- a CDS encoding DUF2795 domain-containing protein, which yields MVASTTSSQLRQCLSDVDFPVNKQDLLDAAGRNGCDDDTIRAVRAIPPETYNNAAQVAASVTIADEHDIRDGDKAAARRSHTKPGLAETAKDIPARSPIVDELGENRGP from the coding sequence ATGGTTGCTTCCACCACCTCCAGCCAGCTACGCCAGTGCCTCAGCGACGTGGATTTCCCGGTGAACAAGCAGGATCTGCTCGACGCCGCCGGTCGCAACGGCTGCGATGACGACACGATCCGCGCCGTACGTGCCATCCCGCCAGAGACCTACAACAACGCCGCCCAAGTCGCCGCATCGGTCACCATCGCCGACGAACACGACATCCGGGACGGCGACAAGGCCGCGGCGCGTCGGTCACACACGAAGCCGGGGCTTGCCGAAACCGCGAAGGACATCCCCGCCCGGAGCCCGATCGTCGACGAGCTGGGCGAGAACCGGGGCCCCTGA